AACCCCGGCGCTCCAATACGAAAAACTATCTAAAGCGAAAGTACTATTTTTCTCCCATCCCAACTGATAAACGAAATTAACTTTGGGTTGAAATGCAGCCCATGCCAAGCGGACACCGGCACGCTGTGCATCTACTGAAGCGTTTACAGCTTTTAACCCGGGATGATGATTTCTGGTCTTTGCAATTTGCTCATCCTGATCCTCAACCAAGGGGATGGGATCAAAGGAGAGCGGACTCACAGAAAACGCTTCTTCATAAGGAACTCCCATCACTTGCCTAAGTGTCACTGTTGCAATTTTCAGATTATTTTCCGTTTCCACAAGTTGACCCTCACTATTGGCAGCTTGCACCTCCCAACGCAGAACGTCGGTTCGGCTGCGCAATCCAACTTCGAGCATTTTTTGCGCGGTGCTCAAATGCCTTTGTGAAGATTCTAAACTTTTATTTGCCAGGTTGACCAATTCACGCGCCTGCAGAACGCGCAGGTACCAGGCCCTCACATCTAAAATAACTTGCTGTCGAGTATCTTCCAAATTGTGCTCAATTCCCGTCTCCTGAGCTCTGGCAAGACCGACTGCCGCCCAATTGGCGCCACCGTTGTAAATCGGCTGCACTAGTTGAAATGCGGTCGAGAAAGTATTTCTGTAAGCTCCCGGACGGACATCGTTTGGATCGCCCGCACCGAACTGATCTACTAAACCCCGGCCGACATCGACGAAAACGTTGCCTCTTCGCACACTTGCCGGGTCCAAACGAGCATAACTGAATTGCAAGTCCGCTTTCGGGAGGAGATCGAGCCTGGCTTTTTTTACATGATGACGCGATGCTTTTAAATCCGCTTTTGCCGCCTTTAACCCGGCGTTGTTCTTTAAGGCGATTTCAATGGCTTCCGTTAAGGTGATTACTTTGCCGTTCTGATCAGCCTTAAGCCCTGTGGTCAAAATCGAAAGCGTAAAAACCGCTAAAAGAAATCTAAAATTCAAGTTAAAAATCTTCATTCTTGAAACTCTCCAATTTCTATTTACTCACAAAATCATTTCCTTTTATAAAAAACCGCCACTGCAAATCCACTGCTTTGGAAATTCCGATTCTTGAACTCGTTGCAATCTCGAAACTGCTTTGTTTTAAATAGCGTTGTAAGAAAACAGACCGGCCGACTTGCTCCCCATGTACTCCCGAATTAAACTCGAAAGCTTGAAATAGTTTGCCGGGGCCGCTCGTGAGGTTTTTTATGGTATTTGTTTGCCGGCGTTCCTTCATAGCCTCTAATCCCAAAAGCGGCTGCACGGCCCTGATCAAAACTGCGCCGACTCCTTCTTTCTCCGTGGTGAAGTTCAGGCAGTGGTACATTCCGTAAATAAAGAAAATATAAATGCAGCCGTAGGTTTCGCGAAGCATTGCGCCTTTTTTTGGCCTGGTCATGGCGTGGGAAGCTGCGTCATCGCGGTAGGCTTCGGTTTCGACAATGATGCCTTCACAGCCGTTATATTGTAGTTTCATGCCAAGAAGTTCTCGCGCCACAGTTAAAGTGTTTTGGGCAAAAAAATCCTGGTCGATTAGATCTTCCTTCACTTACGATTCTCAAAGAAAACTGTTTTTGTTTTTCCATCAATATAGCCAGTCGACCGGCGAATATCAAGACTAATTCACAATGTTTAATCGATGCCCGGGAAAAATATTTGACCCTGATGAATCAATTGATTAAATTAAAATATTCTTTTACAGAAAACCCGTTATTAATTCCAACCCCGGGAACTCTCAATGCGTACCAATAAGTCGGCTTCATTCATTCTCCTAACAACTTTACTTTTTTCTCTTCCGCTTTTTTCAACTGAAAATAATGATGTGATACTCGTAAAAGCCTTTCCTAATCTCAGCTTTAACCAGCCGCTTTTTTTGACGCATAGCAATGACGGCTGCAACCGAATCTTTGTTGTTCAGCAAGACGGCTTCATTAAAGTTTTCGAAAATTCTCCGCAAGTCACCAAAGCAGATACCTTCCTGAATATCCAAAACAAGATTACCACCGCCAGCGAAATGGGGCTGTTGGGTTTGGCATTCCATCCGGATTATGCAAACAACGACAGTTTTTATATTAATTATACGGTTGACTTCGGCGGT
This region of candidate division KSB1 bacterium genomic DNA includes:
- a CDS encoding PQQ-dependent sugar dehydrogenase gives rise to the protein MRTNKSASFILLTTLLFSLPLFSTENNDVILVKAFPNLSFNQPLFLTHSNDGCNRIFVVQQDGFIKVFENSPQVTKADTFLNIQNKITTASEMGLLGLAFHPDYANNDSFYINYTVDFGGSRRSVIAGYTVMPGQPSRADPNSERILLEINQPFVNHNGGMLQFGPDGYLYIGLGDGGGSGDPLQHGQDRRTLLASLLRIDVDSSFNGMSYGIPSDNSFIGNTEGFHE
- a CDS encoding DNA-3-methyladenine glycosylase — its product is MKEDLIDQDFFAQNTLTVARELLGMKLQYNGCEGIIVETEAYRDDAASHAMTRPKKGAMLRETYGCIYIFFIYGMYHCLNFTTEKEGVGAVLIRAVQPLLGLEAMKERRQTNTIKNLTSGPGKLFQAFEFNSGVHGEQVGRSVFLQRYLKQSSFEIATSSRIGISKAVDLQWRFFIKGNDFVSK
- a CDS encoding TolC family protein; the protein is MKIFNLNFRFLLAVFTLSILTTGLKADQNGKVITLTEAIEIALKNNAGLKAAKADLKASRHHVKKARLDLLPKADLQFSYARLDPASVRRGNVFVDVGRGLVDQFGAGDPNDVRPGAYRNTFSTAFQLVQPIYNGGANWAAVGLARAQETGIEHNLEDTRQQVILDVRAWYLRVLQARELVNLANKSLESSQRHLSTAQKMLEVGLRSRTDVLRWEVQAANSEGQLVETENNLKIATVTLRQVMGVPYEEAFSVSPLSFDPIPLVEDQDEQIAKTRNHHPGLKAVNASVDAQRAGVRLAWAAFQPKVNFVYQLGWEKNSTFALDSFSYWSAGVSLNFPIFHSFSNLAGLQENKARLKSFEEREEETERLLTLDVIRSRLDLETALKKFYIAQKTVEQTAENLRVLDNSYQVGLAANIDVLDAQVIHTKSGADLINARYDYWIARARLDRSMGVLVE